In a genomic window of Humulus lupulus unplaced genomic scaffold, drHumLupu1.1 SCAFFOLD_29, whole genome shotgun sequence:
- the LOC133812420 gene encoding receptor-like protein EIX2 — protein MHLGFLIKFKTTVSKQRDKLFSPSNKALKILITSYNLGQATTKIAAHGKESGNYITGNIPSELGNLTKLRILDLSHSISGLTANSFKWLSHISYLRIFKLGDTNFSKAKDWFHSFKTAPSLSTLHLHDCEFPELDDSSFSHITNSTNSITTLDVSGSTFGSTTVSRLLNLSNNLVDLSLFDNNFNIKGNHLPDSFANLKSLRRCFLQSNEFEGKVPKSMANLCELQELDLSYNEFNSTIIDILESLLDCNNNSLEILNLSQNRLIGPLPRDLSRFLHLRELYVSDNKFSDTLPESIGKLTSLELLDISNNSFIGFVSETHLEKLSKLKHLDLSSNSLTLKMNTTWVPPFQLQYINLRSCMIGPQFPSWLQTQSNISQIDLSSSGISDVIPEWFFNMTSNLEDLNLSSNLINSTLPDILLESAINFASVDLSSNQFHGHVPLNSLFKVNELNLSNNTLIEFDPLFCTSFNGTVQFLDLSNNQIFGSLPDCWFRLQNLEVLYLNNNRLSGVIPNSIASLYKIHTLILRNNNLSGTLPSSIKNCTQLVFLDVGENNLEGTIPMWIGETLTGLVILHLKSNHFHGTIPLSLCHLQQIRILDISRNNIYGAIPSCINNFTSMVEIIKEDDFFEKHVQIDIPWHSDSSSSYVTSYDMKALVTWKGKEYEYQEILGLLRVIDFSSNRLTGEIPRELTNLLGLVQLNLFWNNLSGAIPQKIENLSKLESLDLSHNNFTGKIPIGLGELSFLEYLNLSYNHLSGRIPTGTQLQSFNAYSYVENDGLCGAPLSECPGDHIAFKDNPHSDLDQERFDMSWFYIGLEVGFAFGFIGVCGALYRNYSFLLETCLSSRCLNTFGDWLYVMISIRISKLKRCLQS, from the exons ATGCATCTGGGGTTTCTCATCAAGTTCAAAACTACTGTATCGAAACAGAGAGACAAGCTCTTCTCACCTTCAAACAAGGCCTTGAAGATCCTCATAACCTCTTACAATCTTGGACAAGCAACAACAAAGATTGCTGCACATGGAAAGGAATCAG GAAATTATATAACTGGAAATATTCCTTCAGAACTTGGAAACCTGACCAAGTTGCGTATTCTTGACCTTAGTCACTCTATTAGTGGTTTGACTGCTAATAGTTTCAAATGGCTTTCTCATATCTCTTATCTAAGAATCTTTAAACTGGGTGATACAAACTTCAGCAAAGCCAAAGACTGGTTTCATTCATTTAAAACAGCTCCCTCCTTATCAACCTTACACCTACATGATTGTGAATTTCCAGAGCTAGATGATTCCTCTTTTTCTCATATCACAAACTCTACCAATTCTATCACAACTCTCGATGTCTCTGGTAGTACATTTGGGTCTACAACAGTTTCTCGCTTGCTTAATTTGAGCAATAATCTTGTTGATCTCTCTCTGTTTGATAATAATTTCAATATCAAAGGCAATCATCTTCCAGATTCTTTTGCAAATTTGAAATCCCTTAGGCGTTGTTTCTTGCAATCCAATGAATTTGAAGGGAAAGTACCGAAATCGATGGCGAATCTTTGCGAGCTTCAAGAATTAGATTTGTCTTATAATGAATTCAATTCCACCATCATTGATATCTTGGAAAGCCTCCTTGATTGCAATAACAACTCGTTAGAAATTCTTAATTTGTCTCAGAATAGACTAATTGGACCACTGCCTAGAGATTTGTCAAGATTTTTGCACTTGAGAGAGTTGTATGTATCAGACAATAAGTTCAGTGACACTTTACCAGAGAGTATCGGCAAGCTCACTAGTCTTGAGTTATTAGACATTTCCAATAATTCTTTCATTGGATTTGTCTCTGAAACACACCTTGAGAAACTCTCCAAATTGAAACACCTTGACTTATCTTCCAACTCTTTAACTTTGAAAATGAATACCACATGGGTtcctccttttcaactccaatatatcaATTTGAGATCTTGCATGATAGGACCACAGTTTCCTTCTTGGCTTCAAACACAGTCAAATATTTCACAAATTGATTTATCTAGTTCTGGAATATCTGATGTCATTCCTGAATGGTTTTTCAATATGACTTCCAATTTAGAAGATTTGAATTTATCTTCCAATCTTATCAACAGCACCCTGCCAGACATTCTATTGGAATCTGCTATTAACTTTGCTTCGGTGGATTTAAGCTCCAACCAATTCCATGGCCATGTCCCTCTAAATTCTCTTTTCAAAGTGAATGAGTTGAATCTTTCAAATAATACTCTCATAGAATTTGACCCTCTCTTTTGCACCTCATTTAATGGGACAGTgcagtttctagatctttctaaTAACCAAATATTTGGAAGCCTTCCAGATTGTTGGTTTCGTCTACAAAATTTGGAAGTTCTCTATTTGAACAATAATAGATTGTCTGGAGTGATCCCGAACTCAATTGCTTCTCTTTATAAAATTCACACacttattttgagaaataataactTGTCGGGAACTTTACCATCATCGATAAAGAATTGCACTCAATTGGTATTTCTTGATGTTGGAGAGAACAACTTGGAAGGAACTATACCAATGTGGATTGGGGAAACACTAACAGGTTTGGTTATCTTGCATCTCAAGTCTAATCATTTTCATGGAACAATTCCATTGAGTCTATGCCATCTTCAACAAATTCGGATATTAGACATTTCCCGAAACAATATATATGGAGCTATACCATCATGTATAAATAACTTCACTTCTATGGTTGAGATAATTAAGGAAGATGACTTTTTTGAAAAGCATGTTCAAATTGACATACCCTGGCACAGTGACTCCAGTAGTAGTTATGTAACGTCATATGACATGAAGGCATTGGTAACTTGGAAAGGAAAGGAGTATGAATATCAAGAGATTTTGGGTTTGTTGAGAGTGATTGACTTTTCAAGTAATAGATTGACTGGAGAGATTCCTAGGGAGCTGACAAATCTTTTGGGACTAGTTCAATTGAACTTGTTTTGGAATAATTTGAGTGGAGCCATACCTCAGAAAATTGAGAACTTGAGCAAACTCGAATCACTAGATCTGTCTCATAACAATTTTACTGGAAAAATTCCTATTGGCTTGGGAGAATTATCATTTTTGGAATATTTGAACCTGTCATATAATCATTTGTCAGGAAGAATCCCTACTGGTACTCAATTACAAAGCTTCAATGCTTATTCATATGTTGAAAATGATGGACTATGTGGAGCTCCTCTCTCTGAATGCCCTGGTGATCATATAGCTTTCAAGGATAATCCTCATTCAGACTTAGATCAAGAACGGTTTGACATGTCATGGTTTTACATTGGACTTGAAGTTGGATTTGCTTTTGGTTTTATTGGAGTTTGTGGAGCTTTGTACCGAAACTACTCATTCTTATTGGAGACTTGCCTATCTTCGAGGTGCTTGAATACATTTGGAGATTGGCTTTATGTGATGATTAGCATTAGAATTTCTAAATTGAAGAGATGCCTTCAAAGCTAA